From the genome of Ptychodera flava strain L36383 chromosome 22, AS_Pfla_20210202, whole genome shotgun sequence, one region includes:
- the LOC139122663 gene encoding uncharacterized protein isoform X2, which yields MRMQMTSYNKLGIWCTLVGHIPGDYINAKDQNFKPTVPWLIAYAWRCAVRPPYNYLSYRSFEDHMIFLRSSVYHILPEFHTRLKPSATFQFNFSLAKVGRTSYDELKVMRDCVDDTLLATNYMQTVCVSKLTRRSAQLPDWFTGLYVSHGNHQTPQYMDRLGDKPAKIFKHKIQPPSSDTDENNHISSTAYIKYTEECAYTAAENNAYPSFTNDLTRYRIKTIGILYMAEALADDVITIETWEDGENRWKLNFVMKKNDKDELCHCSFEYYDFIESNL from the exons ATGCGGATGCAAATGACCTCCTACAATAAACTGGGCATATGGTGCACCTTGGTGGGCCATATACCTGGTGACTATATCAACGCCAAAG ATCAAAATTTCAAGCCCACTGTTCCTTGGCTGATTGCATACGCATGGAGATGTGCTGTAAGACCGCCATACAACTATCTGTCCTACCGTAGTTTTGAAGATCATATGATTTTCCTCCGTTCAAGTGTCTATCATATACTCCCAGAATTCCATACGCGTCTGAAACCATCTGCTACATTTCAATTCAACTTCTCTTTAGCGAAAGTTGGGAGGACGTCGTATGATGAATTAAAGGTAATGCGTGATTGTGTGGATGATACACTCCTGGCTACTAACTATATGCAAACTGTGTGTGTAAGCAAGTTGACAAGAAGGTCAGCTCAACTACCGGATTGGTTCACTGGACTTTATGTTTCACATGGTAACCACCAGACACCACAATACATGGATAGACTTGGAGACAAACCGGCGAAAATATTCAAACACAAAATTCAACCACCAAGTAGTGATACTGATGAAAATAATCACATTTCATCCACCGCTTATATCAAATATACCGAAGAGTGTGCCTACACAGCAGCTGAGAACAACGCCTATCCTTCATTTACCAATGATCTGACAAGATACAGAATCAAGACCATCGGCATTCTTTACATGGCTGAAGCTCTTGCAGATGATGTGATAACCATAGAAACGTGGGAGGATGGGGAGAATCgatggaaattaaattttgtgatgAAGAAGAATGACAAAGACGAGCTTTGTCACTGTAGTTTTGAGTACTATGATTTTATCGAGTCAAATCTTTAG